A window of Pseudomonas guangdongensis contains these coding sequences:
- a CDS encoding 2OG-Fe(II) oxygenase: MTDALAPAPLIDAILDDLARQGWSLQTRALPPALSAALADDCRQRYARGAMNRAAIGRGGGQQLDERIRGDHIQWLNGGESAAVDGYLALLDELRGALNRELFLGLEDYECHFALYPPGSFYRRHLDRFRDDDRRTVTTVCYLNDDWRAEHGGALRIELPDGSERDVLPAAGTLVVFMSADFPHEVLAASRERLSIAGWYRRRGSAPL; the protein is encoded by the coding sequence ATGACCGACGCACTCGCCCCCGCCCCCCTGATCGATGCGATTCTCGACGACCTGGCCCGCCAGGGCTGGTCGCTGCAGACCCGCGCCCTGCCGCCGGCGCTGAGCGCCGCGCTGGCCGACGACTGCCGCCAGCGCTATGCCCGCGGCGCCATGAACCGCGCCGCCATCGGCCGCGGCGGCGGCCAGCAGCTCGACGAGCGGATCCGCGGCGACCACATCCAGTGGCTCAACGGCGGCGAGTCGGCGGCGGTGGACGGTTACCTGGCGCTGCTCGACGAGCTGCGCGGGGCGCTCAACCGCGAGCTGTTCCTCGGCCTGGAGGACTACGAGTGCCACTTCGCCCTGTATCCGCCGGGCAGCTTCTACCGCCGCCACCTGGACCGCTTCCGCGACGACGACCGGCGCACGGTGACCACGGTGTGCTACCTCAACGACGACTGGCGCGCCGAGCACGGCGGCGCGCTGCGCATCGAGCTGCCCGACGGTAGCGAGCGCGACGTGCTGCCGGCCGCCGGCACCCTGGTGGTGTTCATGTCCGCCGATTTCCCCCACGAGGTGCTGGCGGCCAGCCGCGAGCGGCTGTCGATCGCCGGCTGGTACCGTCGGCGCGGCAGCGCGCCGCTGTAG
- the serA gene encoding phosphoglycerate dehydrogenase produces the protein MSKTTSLDKSKIKFLLLEGVHQNAVDTLKAAGYTNIEYLKGALSGDELKEKIADVHFIGIRSRTQLTEEVFDCAKKLVAVGCFCIGTNQVNLNAARERGIAVFNAPYSNTRSVAELVLAEAILLLRGIPEKNASCHRGGWIKSAANSFEIRGKKLGIVGYGSIGTQLSVLAEAMGMQVYFYDVVTKLPIGNAQQIGSLHELLGLCDIVSLHVPELPSTQWMIGEKEIRAMKKGGILINAARGTVVELDHLAEAIKDEHLIGAAIDVFPVEPKSNDEEFESPLRGLDRVILTPHIGGSTAEAQANIGLEVAEKLVKYSDNGTSVSSVNFPEVALPSHPGKHRLLHIHQNIPGVMSEINKVFADNGINIAGQFLQTNEKVGYVVIDVDAEYSDLAQQKLQAVNGTIRCRVLF, from the coding sequence ATGAGCAAGACGACCTCTCTCGACAAGAGCAAGATCAAGTTCCTTCTTCTCGAAGGTGTGCATCAGAACGCCGTGGATACCCTCAAGGCCGCCGGCTACACCAACATCGAGTACCTGAAGGGCGCGCTGTCGGGCGACGAACTGAAGGAAAAGATCGCCGACGTGCACTTCATCGGCATCCGCTCGCGTACCCAGCTGACCGAGGAAGTCTTCGACTGCGCCAAGAAGCTGGTCGCCGTCGGCTGCTTCTGCATCGGCACCAACCAGGTCAACCTGAACGCCGCCCGCGAACGCGGCATCGCGGTGTTCAACGCCCCCTATTCCAACACCCGCTCGGTGGCCGAGCTGGTGCTGGCCGAGGCCATCCTGCTGCTGCGCGGCATCCCGGAGAAGAACGCTTCCTGTCACCGCGGCGGCTGGATCAAGTCGGCGGCCAACTCCTTCGAGATCCGCGGCAAGAAGCTGGGCATCGTCGGCTACGGCTCGATCGGCACCCAGCTGTCGGTGCTGGCCGAGGCGATGGGCATGCAGGTGTACTTCTACGACGTGGTGACCAAGCTGCCGATCGGCAACGCGCAGCAGATCGGCTCGCTGCACGAGCTGCTGGGCCTGTGCGACATCGTCTCGCTGCACGTGCCGGAGCTGCCGTCCACCCAGTGGATGATCGGCGAGAAGGAAATCCGCGCGATGAAGAAGGGCGGCATCCTGATCAACGCCGCGCGCGGCACCGTGGTCGAGCTGGACCACCTGGCCGAGGCGATCAAGGACGAGCACCTGATCGGCGCCGCCATCGACGTGTTCCCGGTCGAGCCCAAGTCCAACGACGAGGAGTTCGAGAGCCCGCTGCGCGGCCTGGATCGCGTGATCCTCACCCCGCACATCGGCGGCTCCACTGCCGAGGCGCAGGCCAACATCGGCCTGGAAGTGGCCGAGAAGCTGGTCAAGTACAGCGACAACGGCACCTCGGTGTCCTCGGTCAACTTCCCCGAAGTGGCCCTGCCGTCGCACCCGGGCAAGCACCGCCTGCTGCACATCCACCAGAACATCCCCGGTGTGATGAGCGAGATCAACAAGGTGTTCGCCGACAACGGCATCAACATCGCCGGCCAGTTCCTGCAGACCAACGAGAAGGTCGGCTACGTGGTGATCGACGTCGACGCCGAGTACTCCGACCTGGCCCAGCAGAAGCTGCAGGCAGTCAACGGCACCATCCGCTGCCGCGTACTGTTCTGA
- a CDS encoding FAD-binding oxidoreductase, with protein sequence MTQAALIEELKTLVEPGKVLTDADSLDAYGKDWTKQFAPAPLAIAFPKSIEEVQAIVRWANERKVALVPSGGRTGLSAGAVAAHGEVVVAFDYMNKIVEFNAFDRTVVCQAGVVTEQLQNFAEEQGLYYPVDFASAGSSQIGGNIGTNAGGIKVIRYGMTRNWVAGMKVVTGAGEILELNRDLIKNATGYDLRQLFIGAEGTLGFVVEATMRLERAPKNLTAMVLGAPDLDSIMPVLHAFQSKIDLTAFEFFSDKALAKVLARGDVPPAFETDCPYYALLEFEASSEEVSNAALELFEHCVEQGWVLDGVMSQSEQQLQNLWKLREYISETISHWTPYKNDVSVTVSKVPAFLKEIDAIVEANYPDFEVIWFGHIGDGNLHLNILKPDAMAKEEFFAKCATVNQWVFETVDKYNGSISAEHGVGMTKRDYLGYSRSPEEIALMKAIKAVFDPNGIMNPGKIFA encoded by the coding sequence ATGACCCAAGCTGCCCTGATCGAAGAACTCAAGACCCTGGTCGAGCCCGGCAAGGTGCTGACCGACGCCGATTCCCTGGATGCCTACGGCAAGGACTGGACCAAGCAGTTCGCCCCGGCCCCCCTGGCCATCGCCTTCCCGAAATCCATCGAGGAAGTGCAGGCCATCGTGCGCTGGGCCAACGAGCGCAAGGTCGCCCTGGTGCCCTCGGGCGGGCGCACCGGCCTGTCGGCCGGCGCCGTCGCCGCCCACGGCGAGGTGGTGGTGGCCTTCGACTACATGAACAAGATCGTCGAGTTCAACGCCTTCGACCGCACCGTGGTGTGCCAGGCCGGGGTGGTCACCGAGCAGCTGCAGAACTTCGCCGAGGAGCAGGGCCTGTACTACCCGGTGGACTTCGCCTCGGCCGGCTCCAGCCAGATCGGCGGCAACATCGGCACCAATGCCGGCGGCATCAAGGTGATCCGCTACGGCATGACCCGCAACTGGGTGGCCGGCATGAAGGTGGTCACCGGCGCCGGCGAGATCCTCGAACTCAACCGCGACCTGATCAAGAACGCCACCGGCTACGACCTACGCCAGCTGTTCATCGGTGCCGAGGGCACCCTGGGCTTCGTGGTGGAAGCGACCATGCGCCTGGAGCGCGCGCCGAAGAACCTCACCGCGATGGTGCTCGGCGCGCCGGATCTCGACTCGATCATGCCGGTGCTGCACGCCTTCCAGAGCAAGATCGACCTGACCGCCTTCGAGTTCTTCTCCGACAAGGCACTGGCCAAGGTGCTGGCCCGCGGCGACGTGCCGCCCGCCTTCGAGACCGACTGCCCGTACTACGCGCTGCTCGAATTCGAGGCCAGCAGCGAGGAGGTGTCCAACGCCGCGCTGGAGCTGTTCGAGCACTGCGTCGAGCAGGGCTGGGTGCTCGACGGCGTGATGAGCCAGAGCGAGCAGCAGCTGCAGAACCTGTGGAAGCTGCGCGAGTACATCTCCGAGACCATCAGCCACTGGACCCCGTACAAGAACGACGTGTCGGTGACCGTCTCTAAGGTGCCGGCGTTCCTCAAGGAAATCGACGCCATCGTCGAGGCCAACTACCCCGACTTCGAGGTGATCTGGTTCGGCCACATCGGCGACGGCAACCTGCACCTGAACATCCTCAAGCCCGATGCGATGGCCAAGGAAGAGTTCTTCGCCAAGTGCGCCACGGTCAACCAGTGGGTGTTCGAGACCGTCGACAAGTACAACGGCTCGATCAGCGCCGAGCACGGCGTCGGCATGACCAAGCGCGACTACCTGGGCTACAGCCGCTCGCCGGAAGAGATCGCGCTGATGAAGGCCATCAAGGCGGTGTTCGACCCCAACGGCATCATGAACCCCGGCAAGATCTTCGCCTGA
- a CDS encoding fumarylacetoacetate hydrolase family protein → MSYQHQYLDGTRIHFPLGKVVCVGRNYAEHARELNNPIPEEPLLFIKPASAAVELEGGFAIPEGRGEVHYEAEIAVLIGKPLSRQPGDEEIRDAISGFGVALDLTLREVQARLKAKGHPWEIAKAFDGACPLSPFVPGDAVEDLGDIGVRLSIDGELRQDGNSRDMLTPILDLLRYISGHFSLQPGDVVLTGTPAGVGILQRGNRLLLELGDLCRVESRVL, encoded by the coding sequence ATGAGCTACCAGCACCAGTACCTCGACGGCACGCGCATCCACTTCCCGCTGGGCAAGGTGGTCTGCGTCGGGCGCAACTACGCCGAACACGCCCGCGAGCTGAACAACCCGATCCCCGAGGAGCCGCTGCTGTTCATCAAGCCGGCCAGCGCGGCGGTCGAACTGGAAGGCGGCTTCGCCATCCCCGAGGGGCGCGGCGAGGTGCACTACGAGGCGGAGATCGCCGTACTGATCGGCAAGCCGCTGTCGCGCCAGCCGGGCGACGAGGAAATCCGCGACGCCATCAGCGGTTTCGGCGTGGCCCTCGACCTAACCCTGCGCGAGGTTCAGGCGCGCCTCAAGGCCAAGGGCCATCCGTGGGAAATCGCCAAGGCCTTCGACGGCGCCTGCCCGCTGTCGCCCTTCGTGCCCGGCGACGCCGTCGAGGACCTGGGCGACATCGGCGTGCGCCTGAGCATCGACGGCGAGCTGCGCCAGGACGGCAACAGCCGCGACATGCTGACCCCGATCCTCGACCTGCTGCGCTACATCAGCGGCCACTTCTCCCTGCAACCGGGCGACGTGGTGCTCACCGGCACCCCGGCCGGGGTCGGCATCCTGCAGCGCGGCAACCGCCTGCTGCTGGAACTGGGCGACCTGTGCCGCGTCGAGAGCCGCGTGCTCTGA
- a CDS encoding SdiA-regulated domain-containing protein, giving the protein MPAPVRRPLLRRLSAAVLLCLLIALPLAAHLLHWDDQLRLYWQERSTGAEQRAAGIWLPDYRLALERELPGLAGDETSGLTWNAPTGTLFTVTGKHPQLVELATDGRILRRIRLAGVADPEAVESLGDGRLAIVDERRRLLTVFPLPATDEPLDLAAWPQYDLGFAEAGNKGFEGLAWEPRRQRLLLAKERDPLGLFELPLPSGPSAAVSLAALPSAFLPMRDLSSLAIDPRSGHLLLLSDESRLLLELDLDGQPRSFIALRGGRHGLSTSIEQAEGVAMDDAGNIYLVGEPNRFYVLRKTAGTEPH; this is encoded by the coding sequence ATGCCCGCGCCCGTCCGCCGCCCGCTCCTGCGCCGCCTGTCCGCTGCCGTCCTGCTGTGCCTGCTGATCGCCCTGCCGCTCGCCGCCCACCTGCTGCACTGGGACGACCAGCTGCGCCTGTACTGGCAGGAGCGCTCGACCGGCGCCGAACAGCGCGCCGCCGGCATCTGGCTGCCGGACTATCGCCTGGCGCTGGAGCGCGAGCTGCCCGGCCTGGCCGGCGACGAGACCTCCGGGCTGACCTGGAACGCGCCGACCGGCACCCTGTTCACCGTCACCGGCAAGCACCCGCAACTGGTCGAGCTGGCCACCGACGGCCGCATCCTGCGGCGCATCCGCCTCGCCGGCGTGGCCGATCCGGAAGCGGTCGAGTCCCTCGGCGACGGCCGCCTGGCCATCGTCGACGAGCGCCGCCGCCTGCTGACGGTGTTCCCCCTGCCCGCCACCGACGAGCCCCTCGACCTCGCCGCCTGGCCCCAGTACGACCTGGGCTTCGCCGAGGCCGGCAACAAGGGCTTCGAGGGGCTGGCCTGGGAGCCGCGCCGCCAGCGCCTGCTGCTGGCCAAGGAGCGCGACCCGCTGGGCCTGTTCGAGCTGCCGCTGCCGAGCGGGCCGAGCGCCGCCGTCAGCCTCGCCGCGCTCCCCTCCGCGTTCCTGCCGATGCGCGACCTGTCGTCGCTGGCCATCGATCCGCGCAGCGGCCACCTACTGTTGCTCTCCGACGAGTCGCGCCTGCTGCTCGAACTCGACCTCGACGGCCAGCCGCGCAGCTTCATAGCCCTGCGCGGCGGCCGGCACGGCCTGAGCACCAGCATCGAACAGGCCGAGGGCGTGGCGATGGACGACGCCGGCAACATCTACCTGGTCGGCGAGCCGAACCGCTTCTACGTGTTGCGCAAGACCGCCGGCACGGAACCGCATTAA
- a CDS encoding SdiA-regulated domain-containing protein, with product MHRALPTMPRLLPHLRRLPWLLAALSLLLLLAFAQYLRLFERGWFFVQEWRHAAEWRARSLWLPDYRVEIEAQAVEGLDDDISALTFDPERRSLFTVTNANPEVLELSLDGRLLRRIALRGFGDPEAIEYIAPGLYVISDERDQRLFKVRIDDATTRLDAADSQQLALGIGRNGNKGFEGLAYDRAGQRLFVAKERDPLRIYEIRGFPHVDAGQPLAVQVSDDPQRDARLFVRDLSSLQYDPRSGHLLALSDESRLIIELDTTGRPVSSLSLRAGRHGLRQSVPQAEGIALDDAGNLYLVSEPNLFYRFARPAD from the coding sequence ATGCACCGCGCCCTGCCGACCATGCCCAGACTCCTGCCCCACCTGCGCCGCCTGCCCTGGCTGCTCGCCGCCCTGAGCCTGCTGCTCCTGCTGGCCTTCGCCCAGTACCTGCGGCTGTTCGAGCGCGGCTGGTTCTTCGTCCAGGAATGGCGGCACGCCGCCGAATGGCGCGCGCGCTCGCTCTGGCTGCCCGACTACCGGGTGGAGATCGAGGCGCAGGCGGTCGAGGGGCTGGACGACGACATCTCCGCGCTGACCTTCGATCCCGAGCGGCGCAGCCTGTTCACCGTCACCAACGCCAATCCGGAAGTCCTCGAACTGTCCCTGGACGGGCGCCTGCTGCGGCGCATCGCCCTGCGCGGCTTCGGCGATCCGGAGGCCATCGAGTACATCGCCCCCGGCCTCTACGTGATCAGCGACGAGCGCGATCAGCGCCTGTTCAAGGTGCGCATCGACGACGCCACCACCCGCCTGGACGCCGCCGACAGCCAGCAGCTGGCGCTAGGCATCGGCCGTAACGGCAACAAGGGCTTCGAGGGGCTGGCCTACGACCGCGCCGGCCAGCGCCTGTTCGTCGCCAAGGAGCGCGACCCGCTGCGCATCTACGAGATCCGCGGCTTCCCCCATGTCGACGCCGGGCAGCCGCTGGCCGTGCAGGTGAGCGACGATCCGCAGCGCGACGCCCGCCTGTTCGTCCGCGACCTGTCCAGCCTGCAGTACGACCCGCGCAGCGGCCATCTGTTGGCGCTGTCCGACGAGTCGCGGCTGATCATCGAGCTGGACACCACCGGGCGGCCGGTCAGCAGCCTGTCGCTGCGGGCCGGCCGGCACGGCCTGCGCCAGTCGGTGCCGCAGGCCGAGGGCATCGCCCTGGACGACGCCGGCAACCTCTATCTGGTCAGCGAGCCCAACCTGTTCTACCGCTTCGCCAGGCCGGCCGACTGA
- a CDS encoding YegP family protein, producing MSGKFRLKKGSNGQYHFNLEAGNGQTILSSEHYKAKDSALKGIDSVRRNAARAGAFEPLTAKDGRPYFVLKATNGQVVGQSQMYASAASCNQGIESVQKYAPEAQLIDETLG from the coding sequence ATGTCCGGCAAATTCCGTCTGAAGAAGGGCAGCAACGGCCAGTACCACTTCAACCTGGAGGCCGGCAACGGCCAAACGATCCTCAGCAGCGAGCACTACAAGGCCAAGGACTCGGCGCTCAAGGGCATCGATTCGGTGCGCCGCAACGCCGCGCGCGCCGGGGCCTTCGAGCCGCTGACCGCCAAGGACGGGCGGCCCTACTTCGTGCTCAAGGCGACCAATGGCCAGGTCGTCGGCCAGAGCCAGATGTACGCCAGCGCCGCCAGCTGCAACCAGGGCATCGAGTCGGTGCAGAAATACGCCCCCGAAGCGCAGCTGATCGACGAGACGCTGGGCTGA
- the rpiA gene encoding ribose-5-phosphate isomerase RpiA: MNQDQLKQAVAQAAVDFIHPRLDAKSIVGVGTGSTANCFIDALAKIRHDFDGAVASSEATAARLKSHGIPVYDLNSVPELEFYVDGADEADAHLQLVKGGGGALTREKIVAAVAKTFVCIADQSKLVERLGGYPLPVEVLPMARSHVARELVKLGGDPVYREGFVTDNGNVILDVHNLLVGDAVALEQRINNIVGVVTNGLFAARPADLLLLGTAEGVRSLQR, from the coding sequence ATGAACCAGGATCAGCTCAAGCAGGCGGTGGCCCAGGCCGCCGTCGATTTCATCCACCCGCGTCTCGATGCCAAGAGCATCGTCGGCGTCGGTACCGGTTCCACCGCCAACTGCTTCATCGACGCGCTGGCGAAGATCCGTCACGACTTCGACGGCGCGGTGGCCAGCTCCGAGGCCACCGCGGCGCGCCTGAAGAGCCACGGCATCCCGGTCTACGACCTCAACAGCGTGCCGGAGCTGGAGTTCTACGTGGACGGCGCCGACGAGGCCGACGCCCATCTGCAGCTGGTCAAGGGCGGCGGCGGCGCGCTGACCCGCGAGAAGATCGTCGCGGCGGTGGCCAAGACCTTCGTCTGCATCGCCGACCAGAGCAAGCTGGTCGAGCGCCTCGGCGGTTATCCGCTGCCGGTGGAAGTGCTGCCGATGGCGCGCAGCCATGTGGCCCGCGAGCTGGTCAAGCTGGGCGGCGACCCGGTGTACCGCGAGGGCTTCGTCACCGACAACGGCAACGTGATCCTCGACGTGCACAACCTGCTGGTCGGCGATGCGGTGGCGCTGGAGCAGCGCATCAACAACATCGTCGGCGTGGTCACCAACGGCCTGTTCGCCGCCCGCCCGGCCGACCTGCTGCTGCTCGGCACCGCCGAGGGCGTGCGCAGCCTGCAGCGCTGA
- the ilvA gene encoding threonine ammonia-lyase, biosynthetic: MLEQYVKKMLTSPVYDVAVETPLQPARSLSERLNNQILLKREDLQPVFSFKIRGAYHKAALLSEEEKARGVIAASAGNHAQGLALAAKKLGIKAVIVMPKTTPDIKVQAVRARGARVVLHGEAFPEALAHCLKLVEEKGYTFVHPYDDPEVIAGQGTVAMEILRQQPGRLDAIFVPVGGGGLIAGIAAYVKYLRPDIKVIGVEPEESDCLRAAMAAGERVVLSQVGLFADGVAVAQIGAETFRICREHVDEVITVSTDEICAAIKDIYDDTRSITEPAGALGVAGIKRYVQREGVSGQTLVAIDSGANVNFDRLRYVAERAELGEQREAIIAVTIPERPGSFKAFCQAIGKRSITEFNYRYNRPDQAHIFVGVQTHPENDPREQLVNLLREQGFPVLDLTDSELAKLHIRHMVGGHAPGAQNERVFRFEFPERPGALFNFLNKLGGRWNISMFHYRNHGAADGRVLVGLQVPDGELALLTEALDAIGYPYWCASDDPAYRLFLGNCPGEPN; encoded by the coding sequence ATGCTCGAACAGTACGTCAAGAAGATGCTCACCTCGCCCGTCTACGACGTGGCGGTGGAAACCCCCCTGCAACCGGCCCGCAGCCTCTCCGAGCGGCTCAACAACCAGATCCTGCTCAAGCGCGAGGACCTGCAGCCGGTGTTCTCCTTCAAGATCCGCGGCGCCTACCACAAGGCCGCGCTGCTCAGCGAGGAGGAGAAGGCGCGCGGAGTGATCGCCGCCTCGGCCGGCAACCACGCCCAGGGCCTGGCCCTGGCGGCGAAGAAGCTCGGCATCAAGGCGGTCATCGTCATGCCCAAGACCACCCCGGACATCAAGGTCCAGGCGGTGCGCGCGCGCGGCGCGCGGGTGGTGCTGCACGGCGAGGCGTTCCCCGAGGCGCTGGCGCACTGCCTGAAGCTGGTCGAGGAGAAGGGCTACACCTTCGTCCATCCCTACGACGACCCCGAGGTGATCGCCGGGCAGGGCACCGTGGCCATGGAAATCCTCCGCCAGCAACCGGGCCGGCTGGACGCGATCTTCGTGCCGGTCGGCGGCGGCGGCCTGATCGCCGGCATCGCCGCCTACGTCAAGTACCTACGCCCGGACATCAAGGTGATCGGCGTCGAGCCGGAGGAGTCCGACTGCCTGCGCGCCGCCATGGCCGCCGGCGAGCGCGTGGTACTGAGCCAGGTCGGGCTGTTCGCCGACGGCGTGGCGGTGGCGCAGATCGGCGCCGAGACCTTCCGCATCTGCCGCGAGCACGTCGACGAGGTGATCACCGTGAGCACCGACGAGATCTGCGCGGCGATCAAGGACATCTACGACGACACCCGCTCGATCACCGAGCCGGCCGGCGCCCTCGGCGTGGCCGGGATCAAGCGCTACGTGCAGCGCGAAGGCGTATCCGGGCAGACCCTGGTGGCCATCGACTCGGGCGCCAACGTCAACTTCGACCGCCTGCGCTACGTCGCCGAGCGCGCCGAGCTGGGCGAGCAGCGCGAGGCGATCATCGCGGTGACCATCCCGGAGAGGCCGGGCAGCTTCAAGGCCTTCTGCCAGGCCATCGGCAAGCGCTCGATCACCGAGTTCAACTACCGCTACAACCGCCCCGACCAGGCGCACATCTTTGTCGGCGTGCAGACCCACCCGGAGAACGACCCGCGCGAGCAACTGGTGAACCTGCTGCGCGAGCAGGGCTTCCCGGTGCTCGACCTAACCGACAGCGAGCTGGCCAAGCTGCACATCCGCCATATGGTCGGCGGCCATGCGCCGGGCGCGCAGAACGAGCGGGTGTTCCGCTTCGAGTTCCCCGAACGTCCCGGCGCGCTGTTCAACTTCCTCAACAAGCTCGGCGGGCGCTGGAACATCTCGATGTTCCACTACCGCAACCACGGCGCCGCCGATGGCCGCGTGCTGGTCGGCCTGCAGGTGCCGGACGGCGAGCTGGCGCTGCTCACCGAAGCCCTCGACGCCATCGGCTATCCCTACTGGTGCGCCAGCGACGATCCGGCCTACCGGCTGTTCCTCGGCAACTGCCCGGGCGAGCCGAACTGA
- a CDS encoding RNA pyrophosphohydrolase, with the protein MIDSDGFRPNVGIILANEVGQVMWARRINQDAWQFPQGGINPQESPEEALFRELNEEVGLEPHDVRILACTRGWLRYRLPQRLVRTHSQPLCIGQKQKWFLLRLTGDEQRVRMDLTGKPEFDGWRWVSYWYPLGQVVSFKREVYRRALKELAPRLPVRD; encoded by the coding sequence GTGATCGATTCCGATGGCTTCCGACCCAATGTCGGCATCATCCTCGCCAATGAGGTCGGCCAGGTCATGTGGGCGCGGCGCATCAACCAGGATGCCTGGCAGTTCCCCCAGGGCGGCATCAACCCGCAGGAGTCGCCGGAAGAAGCGCTGTTTCGCGAGCTGAACGAGGAAGTCGGCCTGGAGCCGCACGATGTGCGCATCCTCGCCTGCACCCGCGGCTGGCTGCGCTATCGTCTGCCGCAGCGCCTGGTGCGCACCCACAGCCAGCCGCTGTGCATCGGCCAGAAACAGAAGTGGTTCCTGCTGCGCCTGACCGGCGACGAACAGCGGGTGCGCATGGACCTCACCGGCAAACCGGAATTCGATGGCTGGCGCTGGGTCAGCTACTGGTACCCGCTGGGCCAGGTGGTGTCCTTCAAGCGCGAAGTGTACCGTCGTGCCCTCAAGGAGCTGGCTCCGCGCCTGCCCGTCCGCGACTGA